From the Methylomagnum ishizawai genome, the window GGGCCGGATGTCTATAACCAGCCCTATTTCGGTGCCGCCAATTTCCCCGGCAACCTGCCCGCCATTTGGGAGGCGCATTTTGGCCGCTTCCGGGATGCGGGCTACGCTATCGCCATCGGTGAAACCGGCGGGCGCTACGGCCATGGTGGCAGCGCCCAGGATAAGCCGTTCCAAGACGCCCTGATCGACTATCTGGGCGGCAAAGGAATCACCGACCTGTTCTATTGGTCTTGGAACCCCAACAGCGGGGATACCGGCGGCATCCTCCAGAACGATTGGAAGACGGTCTGGCAGGACAAGCTCGATCTTTTGAACCGGCTGTGGCGGGGTACCTCCCAACCACCCGCCTGTGCCGACGGGCTCGACAACGACGCCGACGGGAAGATCGATTATCCCGCCGATCCGGGCTGTTCGGCAGCCAGCGATTACAGCGAGGCCGACCCGCCGCCCGCGCCCGCCGCCTGCGCGGATGGCCTGGACAACGACGGCGACGGGCGGGTGGATTATCCCAACGATCCGGGTTGCGCCTCGGCCGCGGATACCGATGAAACCAACCCGGTCCAACCGCCGCCCCTGGTGCAAAAGCTGCCCGCCAAGGTGACGATCACCACCGATTGGGGCAGGGGTTATTGCGCCGACGTGGCGGTGGTCAATACCACCGCCAATGCCGTGCGATGGAAAACCCGCTTCAGGGTCCAGGGCACCATCAACAATCTATGGAACGCGGCCTACACCCAGTCCGGCTCCATCCTGACGGCCCGGGGCTTGGACTGGAACCGCACCGTGCCCGTCGGAGGCTCGGTGCGGTTCGGGTTCTGCGCGGTACGCTGAGCCGCGTGGCCGCGAGGCGGCCATCCATGCGGTCGCCCGGATGGTCTTGGTCACTTGGGCAGAATCGTGCCATGCTGTGGCACCGCTGACCGAACAACAGCCAGGACACCGCCCACTGCCGCGGATCTGTCCCGTTTCTGCTGGCATTCCATTC encodes:
- a CDS encoding glycoside hydrolase family 5 protein, translated to MKLITRKLLLLSLLQAAGQAEAFYIDNGHIHDNAGRSVQLRGVNWFGFETGDHVAHGLWARNWKAMIAQMKSVGFNAVRVPVCPATLAGTTVGSINTALNPDLAGKNSLQILDAVLGEFDRQGFYILLDHHRLDCDGGISELWYDGSYSEQRWIGDLSFMAARYKGLSHFLGIDLKNEPHGAATWGVGDPLTDWNKAAERAATAVLGVAPDALVFVEGIEKNPSCSGSVNHWWGGNLEPLACHPLAIPAERLVLSPHVYGPDVYNQPYFGAANFPGNLPAIWEAHFGRFRDAGYAIAIGETGGRYGHGGSAQDKPFQDALIDYLGGKGITDLFYWSWNPNSGDTGGILQNDWKTVWQDKLDLLNRLWRGTSQPPACADGLDNDADGKIDYPADPGCSAASDYSEADPPPAPAACADGLDNDGDGRVDYPNDPGCASAADTDETNPVQPPPLVQKLPAKVTITTDWGRGYCADVAVVNTTANAVRWKTRFRVQGTINNLWNAAYTQSGSILTARGLDWNRTVPVGGSVRFGFCAVR